The Notamacropus eugenii isolate mMacEug1 chromosome 4, mMacEug1.pri_v2, whole genome shotgun sequence DNA window TTAGGACAGGGAGGAATATGGGAAAATATTAGGTTCTCTGCTTCTTCCCTAGGAAGGCCAAAGATAAAAACACTATTAGGACCTGACCCAAGTAATACTTCTCCAATAGTAATGGAATATTGTCCATTTGACACTGTTATTGAGCTAGCTACAAGAACCTAGTTTCTGATTTCACTGAATTCCTACATAataagaaaaccaaggcacaCAGATGGGAAAAAGACTAGTTTCCTAATTACTTAGTTTACAAGAACAGAATTCAGGTGCCCTGGCTCCTaatcttgcttcttttatggTAGGGGCACAGTGGCAAGGGGATCTCAATAGGCTATAGGTTAGTGACCCAGTTGACTAAAAATATCCTGGAATATCTTGCCTCAAAATCCATTGTCCTCCAACACTCTCTTTCACTGTTGCTCTAGACTGTTTGACCTAGAAGAGAACAAAACCCTTAGTTCTAGATCTCTTACAGTCTTGTGACAAATCTTTATTGGTTGGATAAGATTTATCTATTGCTCACTTTTGATTCACTTTGTGCCACACTCTACAGAAGTTAATTTTCAAGGAACAAGACTGCTTAAGTTTAAACCATTGTTTTTGCCTCAGCACCTTCCCCCACAAAAAGCCAGGGGATCCTACTGTTCTTCAGTAGAATGATTTTATCAGCAAACTATCTGGGACAGATAACAGTTTGCCTACCctaaaatggcaaaagaaaattgcaaacttTAGGAGAAGGTCTAGCTTCAAGATTtcaggtttatttttttgttaaactTTATTCTTAGGATTAATCTGAACTATTCCTATCTTACCTTAAATAAAAAACTTGGTTTTCTTTCTGTCCCTGGTGCTGTTTTTCACTGGGAAGATCCATGACCTGGTTGGAGTCTTTGCATCTTCTAAGCAAAGTGGCCTTAGCTCTCTTTTTCAGAGGTATTGATGGTTAGCCAAAGAAATTCAACAGTAAACTGATTTTACAAGATCTTAATTGTCATGGGTCAATAAAAGGAAAAGTTTACAAGAAACTTCCTCTCAGGAGGAAACAGATTTGGGAACTGGAAATGAGTAAATGAAGTCCATatccccccccactcccacttccattcAGGTCCATTCATGAGTAAACTTTTTCTCAACTTCTGGCAACTGAAAGAGCTTTTCTCTTATGTGTGTTTTCTGATGCTGATTGAGGTAGGCACTACGACTGAAGGATTTCTCACAGTCAgtacatttataaggtttttctccTATATGGGTTCTTCGGTGCCTGATAAGGTTAAAGCTTTGACTGAAACATTCCCCACAGTCAGGACatttatatggtttctctcctgtatgaattctTTGGTGGATCACCAGTGTGGAGCTTTGACTGAAAGTTTTCCAACACTTGGCACATCTATAGGGTTTTTCTCCTGTGTGTGTTCTCTGGTGTCTAATAAGGTGCGAACTAAGGTTGAAACTTTTTTCACATTCACAACACTTATATGTTTTCTCTCCTGGCTGGGTTGTCTGGAGTTCTACTGAGTTACAATCATGATTCAAATTTACTCCAAATTGCATACTCTCATAGGATTTCTCTCCCATGTGTGTTTTCTGGTGTGTCATAAGGTTTGAGCTGCGGCTAAAATTTTTCCCACATTCTAGGCATTTATATGGTTTTTctcctgtgtgaattctctgatgttttaTGAGGGTAGAGTTACAACCAAAGCTTTTACCACACTCAAGACATTTGTAGGGTTTCTCACCAGTATGTGTGCGCTGATGGCGAATAAGGCTGGAACTCTGACTAAATCTTTTCCCACAGTCAAGA harbors:
- the ZNF572 gene encoding zinc finger protein 572 isoform X2, translated to MWSEKDVLPNIEHEGTKEIPLGRNKGVRFWSLEWKDTHEINCKTETQWGKPIGKEQNKSVSWEWGTRKNIDMTIHQTLPKREKSHKCLECLKSFSNSSHLRTHLRTHTGEKPYKCSECEKCFSNSSHLIQHQRTHTGEKPYKCNECGKSFSNTSHLFIHERTHTGEKPYKCPECGKSFNSSSHLIQHHRSHTGEKPYECPVCGKCFSHSYVLIEHQRTHTGEKPYKCLDCGKRFSQSSSLIRHQRTHTGEKPYKCLECGKSFGCNSTLIKHQRIHTGEKPYKCLECGKNFSRSSNLMTHQKTHMGEKSYESMQFGVNLNHDCNSVELQTTQPGEKTYKCCECEKSFNLSSHLIRHQRTHTGEKPYRCAKCWKTFSQSSTLVIHQRIHTGEKPYKCPDCGECFSQSFNLIRHRRTHIGEKPYKCTDCEKSFSRSAYLNQHQKTHIREKLFQLPEVEKKFTHEWT